Proteins encoded by one window of Bacillus rossius redtenbacheri isolate Brsri chromosome 3, Brsri_v3, whole genome shotgun sequence:
- the LOC134531397 gene encoding receptor-type tyrosine-protein phosphatase H-like, whose amino-acid sequence MMIRNAFLEKWMLIFFPLLAADEPTVLLPVAELRATRVSDAGVQLEWSLPAAMAPYVRQFEVCVVEAATGSGDCYLTAAYSLAWGARDPLLACTAYNVSVSWRSVSLRAAEAAEIRVTTLPQSVTDLAADEVGPTLFTATWSLPAASAACVAVYQVYLCTPEGNCLLAAGDVPQSANSRTFDGLLPCARYVVVVEAQAEDGSLSANASLAVRTATQDPGPVQQLLASQSGEDAVLVTWRAPEQASCVAGYSVCGPGAQRCLEVQGATSAQLAGLQPCSVVNVTVYPAAADGQLFEAASALVDIGVPSSVRNLKVASKTSESVRVQWDEPSQNANCARGYSVCHKETLSETARTCDNVTATECSISGLQSATSYDVSVAALGHDGASLKYSVVRATTD is encoded by the exons ATGATGATTCG GAACGCGTTCCTAGAGAAGTGGATGTTGATATTCTTTCCTTTACTGGCTGCGGATGAACCGACAG TGCTGCTGCCGGTGGCGGAGCTGCGCGCCACGCGGGTCTCGGACGCCGGGGTTCAGCTGGAGTGGAGCCTGCCCGCCGCCATGGCGCCCTACGTGCGCCAGTTCGAGGTGTGCGTGGTGGAGGCGGCGACTGGCAGCGGCGACTGCTACCTCACGGCCGCCTACTCGCTGGCGTGGGGCGCGCGCGACCCGCTGCTCGCCTGCACCGCCTACAACGTGTCCGTGTCGTGGCGCAGCGTCTCCCTGCGCGCCGCCGAGGCCGCCGAGATCCGCGTCACCACGC TGCCGCAGAGCGTGACGGACTTGGCGGCCGACGAGGTGGGCCCCACGCTGTTCACGGCCACGTGGTCGCTGCCCGCGGCCAGCGCCGCCTGCGTCGCCGTGTACCAGGTGTACCTGTGCACGCCGGAGGGAAACTGCCTGCTGGCGGCGGGCGACGTGCCGCAGTCCGCCAACTCGCGCACCTTCGACGGCCTGCTGCCGTGCGCGCGCTACGTGGTGGTCGTCGAGGCGCAGGCCGAGGACGGCTCGCTGTCCGCCAACGCCAGTCTCGCCGTGCGGACCGCCACCCAGG ACCCGGGGCCAGTGCAGCAGCTGCTGGCGTCGCAGAGCGGCGAGGACGCCGTGCTGGTGACGTGGCGGGCGCCGGAGCAGGCCTCGTGCGTCGCCGGCTACAGCGTGTGCGGGCCGGGCGCGCAGCGGTGCCTCGAGGTGCAGGGGGCCACCAGCGCCCAGCTCGCCGGCCTGCAGCCCTGCTCCGTCGTCAACGTGACCGTCTACCCGGCCGCCGCCGACGGCCAGCTGTTCGAGGCCGCGTCCGCCCTCGTCGACATCGGCG TTCCTTCGAGCGTGAGGAACCTGAAGGTGGCCAGCAAGACATCGGAGTCCGTGCGCGTCCAGTGGGACGAGCCGTCCCAGAACGCCAACTGCGCCAGAGGGTACTCCGTGTGCCACAAGGAGACCCTCTCCGAGACGGCGAGGACGTGTGACAACGTGACTGCCACGGAGTGCAGCATCAGCGGTCTCCAGTCGGCGACGTCGTACGACGTGAGCGTGGCTGCGCTCGGCCACGACGGGGCCAGCCTCAAGTACAGCGTCGTCAGGGCCACGACGGACTGA
- the LOC134530230 gene encoding uncharacterized protein LOC134530230, which produces MFKPALGNAGRSSKSRVHTATMKTVIAAATLCLVSQVVAYNGTLDVYKYAQTLVSDAKNLSLWPVYPSQISVTIGVTPATYTNISEGTLVTQDDYISLDNASYVLDSHGKALAVIVDFYILSHKVNYTYDILYSETDEAVSGTAVVSVDGYLVSGVITFIGGSTPVGVRFFANDEGNVTVTTNSSSLAESLVKAHWDETGQGKLQEAYVLNMQSAVFSVDITQYFN; this is translated from the exons ATGTTCAAACCCGCGTTGGGCAACGCGGGAAGATCCAGTAAGTCGAGGGTACATACAGCAACCATGAAGACTGTTATCGCTGCAGCTACTCTGTGCCTGGTCTCTCAGGTTGT AGCCTACAATGGCACATTAGACGTCTACAAATACGCACAGACTCTAGTTAGCGATGCCAAAAACCTCAGCTTATGGCCGGTTTACCCGAGTCAAATATCTGTGACAATTGGC GTCACACCGGCAACGTACACGAATATTAGTGAAGGAACCCTGGTGACGCAAGATGACTACATCTCCCTGGATAATGCCTCGTATGTTCTTGACAGCCATGGAAAGGCACTAGCTGTTATCGTAGACTTCTACATCCTTTCTCATAAG gTGAATTACACCTACGACATTCTGTACTCTGAAACTGACGAAGCAGTATCGGGTACGGCTGTGGTGAGTGTCGATGGGTACTTGGTGTCTGGTGTCATCACCTTCATCGGGGGCAGTACCCCGGTCGGTGTCCGCTTCTTCGCCAACGACGAGGG GAACGTGACGGTGACCACCAACTCGAGTAGTCTGGCCGAATCGCTCGTGAAGGCCCACTGGGATGAGACCGGCCAAGGCAAACTCCAGGAAGCTTACGTCCTGAACATGCAGAGTGCCGTCTTCAGCGTCGACATCACTCAGTATTTCAACTAG